ACGCATCTCGATATTTTTTTTGACCAGCTCCGGTGTCAGCGCTTCTCCATTGTGCATCATGATGTCATTACGGATGCGAAGACGAATTTGCTTGTCACTGTAATGAAATTGGTGTGCGATGTGAGGCGCAATATCATTTTGAACGGGGTCATAACGCACTAAGGTGTCGAACACGCTTTCGATCAATAAAATAGAACGAGCGGACTGTGCCAAATGTGGACGCCATTCAGGCAGCATATATGGCACTAAATACATTAAAGTGTTCTGCTTTTTCAGCTCCTGTTGTGCGTCCCCTAACCAGAGAGGCAAATGATCTTGAAATAGGCGGACTTCGCCAAATTGAGTGGCTAGCCGAAATGCATGGTTCATTCTGCCAGATCGAGCCATTTGCTCTAACTGAGTCAGCAGTGAGGCCTCAAAGCTTTTAAGTAGTGTCAGTTTAGAGCGGTGGCCACGTCCCTGACCCGACGCCCAATGGATAAGCCCAAAGCTTTCAAATGAAGCCATTAACTTGCTCACGTACCTTTCTGAACAGACCAAAACTTCAGCAAGGGAAGCAATATCAACATCATAAGTTTCATTGCGAGAAAAATGTTTCTCGAGTTGCTTTAAGCGTTGTAGATGACTCGTAGACAACAACTGAGAACCTACCATGTCAACCTCAAAAATATGTTCATTAGATACGAAGGCTTACTCTGACACTTGACGACATAACGCAAAATTGTTCTTTTTGTCATCTCACAGTCCGAGGTTAATATAGGTGGACTAGCTGACCAACTAAGAAGCCCATCAAGAAAACTATACCAGATAAGCGCGGACGGCTTTGAGTTTGTATCACTGTCATCGTTTGAGGTTGTTCTGGTAAGTACTGTTTCGCATTTAAAGTATAGAAGGTGTAGTCTAATGGATTCATGGTATTACTCGCACAGCAAAGGTTTATCTCGCTATTATTAGCGAACAACCCCGAAGTAATAACGATCTCTTTACTGTGAACAGTTCACCTTTTAATTAATAATAAAACCAACTAATTCAACAAACATGTAGAGGCAGATCAATCCCAGTCACATTCTGCATCAAACGGCCCCTAATGCAGATGAGCTAGCTTTACTTGATCAGGATGAAGGCATAGTAAAAGAGATAGTCACTAACTGCCCACTAGGGCGATACACCTCAATATACCGTTAAATTATATAAAAAATATTAATATAAGAAATTCATATAAACGAATTTTCTTTTAGTTATATTGAAACTCTGATGTACCACTAAATGTACCAACAACAAAAACACAAACAGAATAAAATTAACAATTACAACACCTTATCTTTAAAAGTTGAGTCTGGGAGGGTACAGTAAGTATGTTTGCCATTGCTGATATGGCGTTTTGACATGGATAATCTTATCATATACGATAAGTTCAAATAACTATAATAATAAACGTAGGAACACAACGATGAGTTGGAATATTGAACTGTATGATGGGGTCGAAGAAGCTATTTTAGATATGCCGCCTAAGATGCAAGCAAGAATGTTAAAGCTGCTTGAACTTATGGAAGAACATGGGGCAAATCTTGGAGAACCCCACACCAAAGCAATGGGTGATGGACTGTTTGAGATTCGAGCGAAATCTCAAGAGGGTATTGGTCGTGGCCTGTTCTGTTATCTAGAAGGTAAAAATATCAACGTGCTTCATGCTTTTGTTAAAAAGAGCCAGAAAACCCCTAAGAAAGACATTAAGTTAGCCAGAGTAAGAATGAAAGAGGTTAAAAATGAGTAGCTTACAATCTCTACAGAAAAAAGCGTTATCGAATCCCAAAGTGAAAGCAGAGTATGACGCACTTGAGCCTGAGTTTAAGTTTATCAATACTCTCCTTTCTATGCGTGAGTCTGCGGGGCTAACCCAACAAGAAGTAGCAGAGCGCATGGGTACTAAAGAGTCTAATGTTTCTAGGCTCGAAAAGGGGACTGGAAACCCCACGATTAAAACACTAATGAAATACGCTAAGGCGTGTGGGTGCCAATTAGACTTTGGTTTCACACACGTTTAGACGTTATGTCAAATCTCCTAACCTAAGAGGCCGTTGTTATCGCAGCGGCCTTTTTTGTCTCGTTGGCTTCGAATTCGCTCACTAAGTTTCGTAAAAATATTTTACAAAACAGATTGAATTGGTAAAATATATTGACTAAAATGGATTTGATGGTAAAGCATTTTTACCAATATGTTTGAGGGGGATCAATGAGCTTTGTACCAGATTACAAGCTCTCAGAGCTAAGTAAAATGGCAGGGTTTGACACGGTGGATGAGTTAGCTAAGTACGCATGTACGACACGCCAGAACTTAGACAACTGGAACAAAACTGAATCGAAACAGGGTTTTCTAAGAGTCGTCATTATGGGCGCTAAGGTGATGAAAGCCCAAGAGATTAGAAGTGGACCCCAATGGTTGGACACATAAGCTCATTTCTTAAGTGGTTGACCCAGCTCATGCTGCGTATCTTTGCCTACCGAAGTAGGCCTCATCAGGAGTGAGGTTATTGAGTCCTTGATGGTTACGCTCTTCATTATAAAACACCATGTAGTTGCCGATTTCAAGCTCGGCTTCACGGGGCGTGGTATAAGCCTTTAAGTAAACCTCCTCATATTTCAGGCTTCGCCATAATCGCTCAATGAAAACATTGTCAACCCAGCGGCCTTTCCCGTCCATGCTTATACGTATGTCATGTTCAATTAACTTCTGTGTGAACTCTGTGCTGGTAAACTGGCTGCCTTGATCTGAGTTAAAGATATCAGGTGGCCCATAATGCTTCAGCGCTTCCTCAAGCGCTTCGATACAAAAACTCGTGTCCATGGTGTTGGATAGTCGCCAAGCCAGCACTTTGCGGCTATACCAGTCGATAATAGCAACGAGGTACAGGAACCCCTTCGCCATTGGGATGTACGTGATATCAATCGCCCAAGCTTGGTTTGGGTAAGTGACTTCGATATCACGCAACAGGTAGGGATACACCTTGTGTGCTTTGTTCGCCAGCGTCGTTTTGGGCTTGGGGTAAATCGCCCCAATCCCCATATCGCGCATGAGTCGAACAACACGCTTACGATTAACGCTATGACCCTTCTTAGCCAGCTCAGTTCGAATGCGCCGACTGCCCATAAACGGATACTGAAGATGAATTTCGTCAATCATACGGCGCAACGCAATCTCCTCAGCAGAGAGTCCTATGGGTTGATAGTAAGCGGTAGAGCGAGCAATATTGAGCAGCTCACACTGGCGCTTTATCGGCAATGGGGTGGATTTAACCAGCGAACTCTTTCGCTGGGCTCGGTCTAACGACCGAGCACTTTGGCCAAAAAATCATTTTCCATGGTCAATTGACCGATCTTGGCGTGAAGTTTGTCCACTTCTTCGGAATTCTCTTTTCCTGTGTGATTTTCGGTGGCAAAAATCATGGCTGCGTTTTCAAGCAGCTCCTTTTTCCATGTCGAGATTTGGTTAGCGTGCAGGTTGTATTTCTGAGCTAACTCAGCGACGGTTTTATCGCCTTTAGCGGCATCGAGTGCCACCTTAGCTTTAAACTCAGGAGAGTGGTTTCTACGTTTTCTAGTCATAATCTGTCCCTGTATTGTTGGGTACTATCAAAACAGATCGACCACTTAAAGTCATGTCCGAAAATCGGGGGCCACTTCTATTAAACGCCAAGCCGTGCGGGGCTAACCGGAGCGAAAATCGTTCTCTTACCTAACACAATATCTAGTATCGGTCGCAACTGCTGCAACCACTAAATATAGGAAAAATATACATGCCAAGAACCATTGAGTACCTAGGTGAAGAAACCGAAATTTCCGACTACCTGCCTGAGCACTATCCAGAGAACCAAACGTGCGAAGTGGTGCAAGGTATCTTTATTAATCCGAAATTGCGTAGTGATTTCAATTACACGCCAAATGATGAAAGAGAAACCTTGGAAACTGAGCATTGGTATGGGCGGCCATACATAGAAACCGATGAATACAGTCCAGAAACTTACTCTGAGTTTGTAGTCCGAATGGCCAGTTACGATGTTCACTATAAGCCAGAATCAGAGCATGAGTTCAATGAGCGAACCCAAAAACTTAAAGAGTCATGGTTTAAAGCTTACCCTACGGGTATCCGCTATGAGGTTCGCTGTCTCACTGGCGGTGCATGGGATCGCTCAAGTTCTCTAGGTATGTTTGGTTCGCTTGAGGAAGCGATTGAGAAAGCGACCAGCGAAATAAGACTATTCTGATATCTGTAGAAAGTAAGGAGGATTTGTATATCGATGGTGATAAGTAAGTTTTGACTCACGCGGAAGCAAAAATTGATGTTAACAACGAGCGAAACTGAGCAAATCATCAACCTAATATTACCTGAACTCTGGATAAGAAACTGAGCTGGCAGAGGAACTAATTGCTCGTTCCCCGATCTGATCATTCGACCAAAAGGAACAGATACCTCCAAGGAACGAGCATGGACAAATTAATTGAAACCTTCTGTGATGTCGATGATTTCTGTCAGTTGTTTATTGAGCAGTGGCAACAGCAACTCATCGAAATCGGTGAACTCAAGCGCCGTAGGGCCTGTAAGCTATCTCCAGCTGAGATAATGACCATCCTTATTCACTTTCACCAATCCCACTATCGAGATTTCAAGAGCTACTATTTGCTCTATGTGTGCCGTAATCTGACCAAATACTTTCCAAACCTTTTAAGTTACACGAGATTCCTTGGTATGACGGCTAGCGTAGTCGTGCCAATGTGCAGTTATCTGACATCAAAGCTAGGTAAGCCTACGGGTATCCAGTTTGTAGGCTCGACCAAGATTGAGGTTTGCCACATCATTCGAGCCAAAAGAAATAAAGTGTTTGAAGGTGTTGCCTGCCATGGAAAGGGGACGATGGGCTGGTCTTTCGGCTTCAAACTTCATCTGATCATCAATCACCTAGGCGAGCTTGTCGCCCTCAAATTGACTAAAGGCAATGAAGATGACAGGAAGCCAGTACCAGAGATGGCTGATGCAATCTGGGGGAAACTGTACGGTGATAAAGGCTATATCAGCAAAGCTTTAACAGGTGAGCTTCTGGATAAGGGCGTTGAACTCATTACCACGGTTCGTAAGAACATGAAGAAGAAATTTATCTCTTTATGGGACCGAGCGTTACTGAAAAAACGCTTTATTATCGAGACAGTGAATGACCAGTTGAAGAACATTTCGTATATCGAGCATTCTCGCCATCGAAGTATGCATGGTTTTATCCTGAATCTGTTGGGCGGATTAATCGCGTACTGCTTGAGGGATAAAAAGCCCAGTCTAGATCTAACAGCTCAAGAGTTTGAGCTGTTAGAGAGTAATTGCTTAGTTCTGGCTTAACCAGATCTCAGGTTAATATTCAAGGACTCTTGGTCTCACAAACATTGGTAAACGGAACATGAATCGGATTTGGTGGATAGTAATCACGGTTGGTTTTTTAGTCTGGATAAGCACGCAGGAGGCTGGAGCCGGCTGTCGGTTTCTAGGGCTGTGCTGAAATCCTGACGGTTATTCTTGCTGGCCAAACGGGGGTTGCTGTGTCCAACGGATAGAGAAAAAATGGATGCGTCTGAATGTGATTTATCTGCTTTAAAAATCGAGGCTGCAAAGATGCAAGGTCATGAGGCGCTTGTAAATTGTTTACGTGATCTGCAATTAAGTTATGAATCTAGTTTGCAACAAGCCATTCTATTTACCGCCACTAATAATGGTACGGTTGAAGTATTAGAGAGCGGCGTTACTCGGTTAACATTGAGTGATTTTCAGGTTGATTGCTTTCGTCCCTATTCAGACATAGATCGTTTCTATTTTGAGTATTGATAAAATTTGAATCACTTAACCTAGTTACCTTATTTTTGTTTCCCCTCATTTGTTCATGGCTGCTTTTACGCGCTTGACGGTTGAACGCCCTTTACCTGTAAATTCTGCGGTTTGGTTGATAGAGCGTCCACGTTCTAAACTGGTGACAATATCAGAGTGCTTTACAAGAAAGTCGTCAGTGCTGACCGTAGTTCCTTTAGGCCGACCAAACTTACCGCTTTCGCGTTGGGTTAGCTTGATGCCACGTTTGGAGGCTGCGAGGCGTTTTTCTTCATATTTCCAACGGCCTGTAACAATGAATCGCTCCGCTTTGTTGAAGGGTTCTAGGTTGTTGGTCAGCTTGGTAAATTCCGCTTTCAATCGCTTCAATGATTTGTCATCAAGTACCAGGTATTCTGTGTGCGACCCAATACTAGCTAAATGATTGTTGTAACGATGAAAAACATACTTTTCAACGTGACCACAATTCGCAACTTTGCGCAAAACAGTGCTTTTTATTACCGCTTTACCAGTGGCTTTTTCTAGATCGAGTACCGTTTCTTTCAAGCGTTCCTCTGGCTCTCTCGATGTTCTCCCAACCTTGTGAATAACGCTGTTATCCTCTAGCTTGTACTCAAACAGATACAGTGATGCTTTGAGAATGGCTTGCTGGCGGTGCGCCTCAATTTCGAGCCAAGCGCGATGCTTTGTGCCGTGTTCGATTGCTTCACGCAAGGTGTGAACGCGCATTTGTAATGTGTTACGCATCCACTGGCTAAACCCTAGTAGTGGTAAGCTGCCAAGGATGGTTCTCGCGGTATCGGTAAAGATGAGGTTATCTGTCCAGTCGTCACGGCTAAACAGTTCTTGTTTGGCTGTACGTGTAAAGCGATGTAATCCAGACTTCCAATGTTGAAACACGTTTGGCGACTTGCTATCCGCTTGATAGCCGTCCTTTAAAGCGTCGATAATCTCTAATGGATAGTTGAGGTGAAAGTGATGCCATGCGGGTATCTGCGGGATCTCATTCATAGACTCGTTACAAGTCTCGCCGTCATGTCTAAAGTGAGCCGCTTTCGTTTTGCCTTTCACCGCAATTAATGGACACTGGCAGAAAGGGCAAGCTAAATCACCCTTGCCTGACTTCTGCGAGTCAATGTGATGAAAGTTGCCTTCTGTATCTTTGCCAAGGCTTAAATATAAAGACATATATCACCATACTTTTTTGAACCTAGTTTGATTGTAGTTTATATGGGTTCAATTAAGTGTGCAAATTTTAACCTTGTTTCTAGCAGTCGCGTTTTCCCCCAAAGCCAGCTAATCCGTCTGATACCATAATCAACACGGCCTAAAGTCGTTGTGTGTGTATTTCTGACTCTACGAGGAAAAGGATGAGATTTACCTCAGAGCATCGTTATGCAAGCGAAGAAAGCCCCGTTCTATCTGGTTAAGTAAATTAGCCAAGCAAATGATTCAAGAGTGGGTTGACTATCGAAAGTCGCACCAATGGGCGACAACGTTTGACGACTCCTACCAACAGCTTAATCCCCTTAGCAAGCTAGTGCTGAATAATCGAGGACGCAGCTACAGTATGAAGCGCAAGACAAGAATCAACCATGAAGGTGAGCAAGTAGATTATCAAGCTTGTGATGTGCTTGAGTTGATGATTAGAAATGTGTATCAACGTGTCGGGTTAAAGGGCTGTAGTAGTCATACAGGGCGCAGGTCTTATGGAACGAACATGAATGCTAACGGGGTTGATTTAAGCGCAATACAAAGGGCGC
This Vibrio navarrensis DNA region includes the following protein-coding sequences:
- a CDS encoding type II toxin-antitoxin system RelE/ParE family toxin → MSWNIELYDGVEEAILDMPPKMQARMLKLLELMEEHGANLGEPHTKAMGDGLFEIRAKSQEGIGRGLFCYLEGKNINVLHAFVKKSQKTPKKDIKLARVRMKEVKNE
- a CDS encoding helix-turn-helix domain-containing protein produces the protein MSSLQSLQKKALSNPKVKAEYDALEPEFKFINTLLSMRESAGLTQQEVAERMGTKESNVSRLEKGTGNPTIKTLMKYAKACGCQLDFGFTHV
- a CDS encoding IS3-like element ISVpa4 family transposase (programmed frameshift) encodes the protein MTRKRRNHSPEFKAKVALDAAKGDKTVAELAQKYNLHANQISTWKKELLENAAMIFATENHTGKENSEEVDKLHAKIGQLTMENGFFGQSARSLDRAQRKSSLVKSTPLPIKRQCELLNIARSTAYYQPIGLSAEEIALRRMIDEIHLQYPFMGSRRIRTELAKKGHSVNRKRVVRLMRDMGIGAIYPKPKTTLANKAHKVYPYLLRDIEVTYPNQAWAIDITYIPMAKGFLYLVAIIDWYSRKVLAWRLSNTMDTSFCIEALEEALKHYGPPDIFNSDQGSQFTSTEFTQKLIEHDIRISMDGKGRWVDNVFIERLWRSLKYEEVYLKAYTTPREAELEIGNYMVFYNEERNHQGLNNLTPDEAYFGRQRYAA
- a CDS encoding IS982 family transposase codes for the protein MDKLIETFCDVDDFCQLFIEQWQQQLIEIGELKRRRACKLSPAEIMTILIHFHQSHYRDFKSYYLLYVCRNLTKYFPNLLSYTRFLGMTASVVVPMCSYLTSKLGKPTGIQFVGSTKIEVCHIIRAKRNKVFEGVACHGKGTMGWSFGFKLHLIINHLGELVALKLTKGNEDDRKPVPEMADAIWGKLYGDKGYISKALTGELLDKGVELITTVRKNMKKKFISLWDRALLKKRFIIETVNDQLKNISYIEHSRHRSMHGFILNLLGGLIAYCLRDKKPSLDLTAQEFELLESNCLVLA
- a CDS encoding GIY-YIG nuclease family protein; protein product: MSLYLSLGKDTEGNFHHIDSQKSGKGDLACPFCQCPLIAVKGKTKAAHFRHDGETCNESMNEIPQIPAWHHFHLNYPLEIIDALKDGYQADSKSPNVFQHWKSGLHRFTRTAKQELFSRDDWTDNLIFTDTARTILGSLPLLGFSQWMRNTLQMRVHTLREAIEHGTKHRAWLEIEAHRQQAILKASLYLFEYKLEDNSVIHKVGRTSREPEERLKETVLDLEKATGKAVIKSTVLRKVANCGHVEKYVFHRYNNHLASIGSHTEYLVLDDKSLKRLKAEFTKLTNNLEPFNKAERFIVTGRWKYEEKRLAASKRGIKLTQRESGKFGRPKGTTVSTDDFLVKHSDIVTSLERGRSINQTAEFTGKGRSTVKRVKAAMNK
- a CDS encoding tyrosine-type recombinase/integrase produces the protein MIQEWVDYRKSHQWATTFDDSYQQLNPLSKLVLNNRGRSYSMKRKTRINHEGEQVDYQACDVLELMIRNVYQRVGLKGCSSHTGRRSYGTNMNANGVDLSAIQRAPGHSDPSMSLEYIDISANQLSKAAELAL